TCTGGCAGACATTCAGAGGTGAGTCTAATGTCTCTTCTGCCTTTATGGTTTCAATTTACCTTCCACTGTTTGGTCTTTTGCTAGTTTCTGCATTgtaatttaaactgtaatgtaaGTTTGATGATTTTAGACTGCATTTTACATGTTAATTTCACTGATTCATTGCAATGGTGTGCAACAGTGTTATATGCATCGCAACTGTCCATTAACATATTTTCTTGGAATTATAATAGCATGggcacaaatcttttttttttttcatttacttgttAAAAATTTAACGTGGAAAAGAAGTGAACAAGGTACTTGATACTGTTCATATCCTTGTCACTTCCAGTTATACCAATCCTAGTCTTGGATGTCTACCATTGGAACTATCTTGTGCACTTACTGTACAAAGGAAGTACATTAGACCAGATGATTATTATCTTCTTTACTATGACCTACCCAAATGCAAGACTTGATTTAAGTCGTCAGCAGTTTTCccttaatttattcctttaatgagATTAGCCACAAGCAAATCCATCCAGTTCAAGTCTTTGACTTGGATATGGCAtcacttctcacacacacacatgccaaaaactgtatataaaaactgTGCTTGTTAtggaaatatagtttttatatataaaaactgtgCTTGTTATGGAAATATGCCCAATACTTGGCGTTTGCCTTCCTTGTGATTAAGCctcatattgttttgttttggtgaagGTGAATGTCTTAAATGTctgcaaattttatatatatgtttttttatacgTGTACTCTTACATTATAACTTCTGGTAGCTTTCTGTTGATGgataatatttgaaaatacataGCCATTGGCACATTTTATACACCTTTTtaacaattacataaaaatatctatacttaaattcagtgaacagttccttaaaaaaatcatcttttttttttactttatatatatttaaattattattatttatattattattcaattatttatagaAGAGTTCAACATAGAAATGCAATTGTAAATAATACATACAGATATAAATATCATTCCTTCATTGCATATTAAACTGACTCTTCTGTGTATCAGGCAGAGTTTTAACAAGGTTGACGTGTGTCTTCCTGCACCACATTTAACACATAAACCAACTGTATCCCAGATTTATCCCCCAAGGTGTTTTTAGGACATCTCTGGGGCTAATGGAGGCTAATAGGCTTAGCACTTAGGATGTATTGTCCGGTATGCTTACAGGCAAGGTTTGCTGGGGGTAAAACTCTAAACTCTGGGATTACCTCCAACACATCCCTTTAAAATGCTATATAGTCAGGATTTAGCTAATAGGATCCGAGGGGGGGAATAGGGGCCCTGGAGGTAGTTTGGGGGTTGGCTGACAGCAGGACTGCATGCACACAGGTCAGCAGATGTACCAGGCAGACTGCTGGACTAACAGGAGGATTACAGGACTCAGATTAGAACAGCTCCTCATAACGCGTAATACGCACATAGGCTGTCCCATACAGAATACGGGAGAATTTGTCCAGGAATAAAGATCTGTAGATTTAATTATCTAGGCTTGTTATATTCCAGTAAACAAATTCTCTCAGGTGGAAAAATTGACACatgaccaaattttttttttttacatgactatCTGTAGAACAAATGAAGTGCATAATATCACAATACAATAccatgttattataatataatatattaaaatataatataatataatataatataatataatataatataatataatataatataatataatataatataatataatatgatataatataatatatgtttctAATGTTAAAgccctgtttttttgtttggctcTATGTGTTTGCTTAGAAACTTTTAGTAAAACTATACTTGTTCCACTTTTAAACTTTAGGCTAATCATTTTAACTGGAAATCTCTACTACTGAAGAACAAAGATGTTGACAAACTGGTTACAGCCTATCgttttctctctttgtctctcattTTTCAATTTCAGACTGAAAGGAGTGAcattacagaaatattttacaCCTCAGTGAGTGAAGATAAAGCACAGGAGGAGTGAACAGGTACTTCATTACATGACATCTATCCTTTCTAACATTGATGTTTGAGTTCACTTTTATCTTGGTCGCATCTTAAATGTGTGTTGTTTACTGACCTGTCAATAAAAGGGTAATACTGATCTTTAAGCCGGTGGAATCGGTTGTGTGTCTTGTGTCAATATTATGTAATTCGTCTCGCTGCTATTTCAGTATTGGCAGTGAATAGGTACATAATGCCAAAAACATCATAACTTCCAGGCATTTTACCATTTCGGTGACTTTATCTACAGCTTACATAGTTGCACTAGTAGGAGGTGACAAGTTACCATCTTAATGAGTGAATCAATAATTCATTTTCTAAACCGATTCATTCCAAACGCTGATTCATTGGCAAATTAAATTAAGCTGAATTCAAaattctgaacacaaattaatatgttTTGAAATTGTTGATTACCAAACACTTTCATTTCCCATTTACTTAcgttgtatttttgtccatacaatgcagtgatttttttttatgtgcaaaattTTGAGAACGTAGCCTATGTTTGTTACACTAAGGAAAGAGGCAGTGTCATGACCCCACGTGAACAGCTAAGGAAGATATCGGCGCTGGGAGAGCAAGGTGCCCTAGATGAGAAACACTGGTACCGACTGGTCAATGGAATGTCTGCTGGGGGTAAGAGTTCATCATAGAAGTGGCAGAGTTCATAGAACACTTTGACCAGAACTGATCACAACCTTGAAGAAATATGGCTGAGAAAGAGCTACTATTAATCTAGAGACACCTTCATCTGTTCTGCTGTGTTTGAAGCAGAGATACGGCAAAGGCAGGAGCTCATGATGAGGAACCAGATGGCCATGGCTCCACAGATCTTGGCTCAGGGGCAGCAGAGACTGCAGGGTGTGTCTGCACAGTTTGATCCCCGCTTCATGGAAAGGTCTGTTAGAATGAACTCTAAAACAACCAAGACTTTATTAGAATGAGAATGAGTTTTCGGTTCAATTTACATGAGCTTTAAAGGGTaaatccaccccaaaattaaaattttgtcattaatcacttacccccattcattccgtatgctgcgtatgcttttctgtatcatccgtgccacaagaatgcgctgttttctttcaaatcaaagcaaaatacatgtagaaatagctttgattttaaagaaaacagcgcatccttgtggcgcggatgatacagaagagcatacgcagcatatggtgatatggagagacacagaggatactgctgacaaaggaatagttggataaagtcattattattgttttcttcgcttacaaaaagtgttcccgtcgcttcatataactcagattgcacgtctgatggcagatggagtattctgacaacgactttcataccttttatcttttatcataccttcacactgttatttacttggcagtctatgggacagtcacaggcctcccggttttcatccaaaatatcttaaattgtgttccgaggacaaatgaaacttttacaggtttggaacgacataggggtaagtgattaatgacaaaagtttcattttggggtggagtatccctttaatggcaTGACACGAAATGGAAATGTATTGCCAAGGCATTTGCTGCTAACTATGCAGTTCAAATTAGAATTTTACAAATTGAAATctaaattcaaattttatttgtcacacacacaaacatacacagtatGACGTGCAGTGAAATGCTTTTTATGACTCTTGTCTTCATACAGAATGACCTAGCACAGAAATGAAATTAACATAGAAAAGGAGGTAGGAATAAAAGGAtcatacaaatgaaaataaataaaacatagagCATAAATAAGACAATGTGAATGGGAAAAGAACATGGGAATAGGAATAGAAAATTTTACATAGTAGGAGAAGTACAACAAAATgtagaaaatagaaatataactAGATAACAAAGATGTAAGCTGTGTTAGTTAGattttaatgatgaatgaatcCTCTTTATCTGCAGGGACCTGGTGCCACCCACTGAAATAGTATCAGCTGATGCTAGACAAATTCACATGGGTGCCCACTTCGGCCACCCTCTGCCCACAAACTCCAATGTTATTCCAGGCAGAGGATTCCCTGGCACAGGTTAGAATGAAATTATATGCAGGTTGAATGTAGAGAAGTAGAGGGGAAGCTCAGTGAGGAAGAACAATgtaattttaccattttttttccattttgcagGTTACGGCTTCCTTCCAACTGAATCCATGGAGACGGTTGCTAGACGACAAGAGTTAATTCACAAACAGAACATAGCCAggtaaattttactgtattttcaataacTATGTTAAACAGGAGTAAAGTCATACAGATGAATGCAATACAAATCCATAGAGTGCAACAGTCGAGTTCTAGAAGTAAAAACTCCATTCATTTTGTCCATAGGAATGACAGATCTGTTGTGAACTCTAAGGCAGTTATTTGATGGTATATGCCTATGTTGAAAACATCTGTTTGCATTATTTCaccttgtttttaaaataatcacgtttaacacaaaacaaaattccaTCAATCAGAGAGTAGTTGCGTGCAGATAGTGCCAAAAGAGCACTGCAGGCAAGGActctcaaaataattaaaaaatagtgtttatttgTCTATATATCTAACTAATTGAATAGATTTGTATTTCTCCTTCATTTTAtgtcattcacaatgcttcatgggattgtactTCTTTTCTTCACTAAAGTATACAATCTTGTACCTTCTATCTAACAGTACTTTTGTCCAACTTTCAGTtacttttttgcattaaataaaagtttgtaatgttgttatcCACCTTGTAGCTGATTGTCTTGATTTATGGCTTATAATGTtttaacaaagacatttttaaaaatccctatgagaaaaatgaatggaaaaaatactTCCGGAACCACAACCTCTGAAAAAGTGGGCATGCactaattgtaaataatttttttaatgaggaTGGAGATGAATGCTATCCTGCACCAAAAAGAACTGGAGAACTCCCACCAAAAGGGTCTTATTGGGATGGAGAATCCAATGATGTACCAAGGCATCCAACCCAATCCAACAGCCTTCAGGGGACGCCAGCGGCTCCCAGATGGTCATGATGTATTCATACATCGCACGGCCCTTGAAGACCTGCATGCTAACAGTCTCCTAATGTCAAGCCCTTACCCACCAATCAACACACTGCAAAGGGAGCGAGGACGCAGGACCGGCAGAAGGACCACCAATCATAAGAGCTCAGACAGCAACATCACTCTCTCCAAAGGCCAATCAGAAGAGAAGAACGTCGAGCAGAGTCCAGGAGCAGCCTCAGGAGAGGAGAAGGAAGTTGAAGGAAAAGGCGAAGTGAGCAATGAGGTCACCACCAGCAAACCACACCAACCCAAAGTAGAAACAGAGCTGTCTTCTGGCAGCAGTAGGAAAAGTTTTAAGGAAGGAGAGCCAGGGATTCATAAGGCATGTATTAATGGACAGGAGGGATGTGCAGAAGTCACCAACTGCAATGCTAGCACTAGTAACAAAGAGATATCCAGCCACTGCTCGGCTTTCCAAGACAAGTTTCTGTACCCGTCTGTTGCTGGCCCGCTCACAGGGATGCCCTACATGCTCCCCATGCCAGGAAATGGACTTGTACCACATGGTGTGTTTGTTAGTTCACCTTTTTTAAATGCAGTGGTTGAGCTTAACTGtgctgttttagtattatttatatactattataatatttattaatattttgaattagactttattatattttctataatgttgtcattttaattttagttgaagttttagtaatgttgttatgtgcttttgtcatattttagttttttatgtttctatatagttttaatttatttttatttctgttttagtaattttagtacttaaactgaACATATTAAACTATTtgtttcagttagctgccaatgcaatatgatttttgttgatttttttaagtttaagtttttcatcttatatatatttccactttatttgaattaatgaaaactatttttttttttttacagttgtacttttagttaacaataacaacatttggTATTTAGCTGTTTGTTAGACATGATTTGTCAACcgatatacatttctttttaaaaaatattaaaaatgatgattCATTTTAGTCAgagttacaaattaatttttggtttattttcaacTAGGACATCCTAATATGTTTCTTAATGGAGAAGAAATGTCTTCATTAGAAGATATTCGCAAGTGGTCAGTTGATGACGTCTACAACTTCATCAGTGCAATACCAAGCTGTGCTGAATATGCACAggtaataaaaatttaaaaatcacaaaatgcaaTTACAGTTATGTACCTTTAAGTCTCATTCCTCCATGTGTTATCCATTACAGACATTCAAGGACCACATGATTGATGGAGAGACGTTTCCTCTTCTGACAGAGGACCACCTCCTGGATACACTTGGGCTAAAGCTCGG
Above is a genomic segment from Cyprinus carpio isolate SPL01 chromosome A2, ASM1834038v1, whole genome shotgun sequence containing:
- the LOC109069562 gene encoding sterile alpha motif domain-containing protein 7-like isoform X2 codes for the protein MTPREQLRKISALGEQGALDEKHWYRLVNGMSAGEIRQRQELMMRNQMAMAPQILAQGQQRLQGVSAQFDPRFMERDLVPPTEIVSADARQIHMGAHFGHPLPTNSNVIPGRGFPGTGYGFLPTESMETVARRQELIHKQNIARMEMNAILHQKELENSHQKGLIGMENPMMYQGIQPNPTAFRGRQRLPDGHDVFIHRTALEDLHANSLLMSSPYPPINTLQRERGRRTGRRTTNHKSSDSNITLSKGQSEEKNVEQSPGAASGEEKEVEGKGEVSNEVTTSKPHQPKVETELSSGSSRKSFKEGEPGIHKACINGQEGCAEVTNCNASTSNKEISSHCSAFQDKFLYPSVAGPLTGMPYMLPMPGNGLVPHGHPNMFLNGEEMSSLEDIRKWSVDDVYNFISAIPSCAEYAQTFKDHMIDGETFPLLTEDHLLDTLGLKLGPALKIRSQLSRRLGNMFYNMMNLPLPVSGLQPPPEKSGDRSSDISSPLNCNSVELLSSPRDTEALKSMEPVSEADNPSPTQMSETT
- the LOC109069562 gene encoding sterile alpha motif domain-containing protein 7-like isoform X1 gives rise to the protein MTPREQLRKISALGEQGALDEKHWYRLVNGMSAGAEIRQRQELMMRNQMAMAPQILAQGQQRLQGVSAQFDPRFMERDLVPPTEIVSADARQIHMGAHFGHPLPTNSNVIPGRGFPGTGYGFLPTESMETVARRQELIHKQNIARMEMNAILHQKELENSHQKGLIGMENPMMYQGIQPNPTAFRGRQRLPDGHDVFIHRTALEDLHANSLLMSSPYPPINTLQRERGRRTGRRTTNHKSSDSNITLSKGQSEEKNVEQSPGAASGEEKEVEGKGEVSNEVTTSKPHQPKVETELSSGSSRKSFKEGEPGIHKACINGQEGCAEVTNCNASTSNKEISSHCSAFQDKFLYPSVAGPLTGMPYMLPMPGNGLVPHGHPNMFLNGEEMSSLEDIRKWSVDDVYNFISAIPSCAEYAQTFKDHMIDGETFPLLTEDHLLDTLGLKLGPALKIRSQLSRRLGNMFYNMMNLPLPVSGLQPPPEKSGDRSSDISSPLNCNSVELLSSPRDTEALKSMEPVSEADNPSPTQMSETT